One window of Phocoena phocoena chromosome 13, mPhoPho1.1, whole genome shotgun sequence genomic DNA carries:
- the PXN gene encoding paxillin isoform X1, which yields MSSSLGSNLSELDRLLLELNAVQHNPPGYPADEVNSSPPLPGALSPHYGIPENNSPLGGKAGPLTKEKPKRNGGRGLEDVRPSVESLLDELESSVPSPVPAITVNQGEMSSPQRVTSSQQQTRISASSATRELDELMASLSDFKTSSSAVALSSPRLLSSSAPSPHHILSPPPPGPYVFLPPPRKPSPRGHGHTLEVLCPEDNVTPSWLDLTGLGEMPDTPNSRSPSTESSLGPPGAESQARVWRDPPNASLVSELSRVPPGHTLTHAGCTGPQEAGEPQVLSANPLCPGEAVAATWEWPWALEVLRPESSRGATPSFQEVIEPAAMAVDRQAILPDTWSLTKARGQQKERARPEPGEPESRCHAPVEEEQLGGEMATGGSLVRPAQGPETPRRPEGTTEAAAEARRERPELPQAVVMDTPNTTERISTSGQIRAMIRRSRKTGHAHPMSREPSPRRRLDPATLSRTPSQERLIAELQGRLGIQPEVEEAEGAAGASVQDWLTEGIVITVQPCGRRARGQLVEKVVFPPGSPIPLRRTFSVLPSPSPPSPLLQHRKDASASSSSPRPSPPTSSTLGPSALPRGPPGVQSAGAGPREDGVQGPTPPTPAPHSVRSMGCQTDEDPLFPPMQIQGLEQRADGELCWAAGWPPNGSQSSPEGQDEGGFMAQGKTGSSSPPGGPPKPGSQLDSMLGSLQSDLNKLGVATVAKGVCGACKKPIAGQVVTAMGKTWHPEHFVCTHCQEEIGSRNFFERDGQPYCEKDYHNLFSPRCYYCNGPILDKVVTALDRTWHPEHFFCAQCGAFFGPEGFHEKDGKAYCRKDYFDMFAPKCGGCARAILENYISALNTLWHPECFVCRECFTPFVNGSFFEHDGQPYCEVHYHERRGSLCSGCQKPITGRCITAMAKKFHPEHFVCAFCLKQLNKGTFKEQNDKPYCQNCFVKLFC from the exons ATGAGCTCCTCCTTGGGCAGCAACCTTTCCGAACTCGACCGCCTGTTGCTGGAGCTGAATGCCGTGCAGCATAACCCCCCAGGCTACCCTGCAG aTGAGGTCAACTCAAGCCCCCCACTGCCTGGGGCTCTGAGCCCCCACTACGGCATCCCGGAGAATAACAGCCCGTTGGGGGGCAAAGCTGGGCCACTGACCAAAGAGAAGCCCAAGCGGAACGGAGGCCGGGGCCTGGAGGACGTGCGGCCCAGCGTGGAGAGTCTCTTGGATGAGCTGGAGAGCTCCGTGCCCAGCCCCGT CCCCGCCATCACTGTGAACCAGGGCGAGATGAGCAGCCCCCAGCGAGTCACCTCCAGCCAGCAGCAGACACGCATCTCCGCCTCTTCTGCCACCAGGGAGCTGGATGAGCTGATGGCCTCGCTGTCGGATTTTAAG ACCAGTTCCTCTGCTGTGGCCTTGAGCTCCCCAAGGCTGCTGTCCAGCTCAGCTCCATCCCCACACCACatactttctcctcctcctcctgggcccTATGTATTCCTGCCACCCCCTAGGAAACCCTCCCCTCGAGGCCACGGCCACACCCTGGAGGTCCTCTGCCCTGAGGACAATGTGACCCCCAGCTGGCTTGATTTGACTGGCCTTGGGGAGATGCCTGACACCCCCAACTCAAGGTCTCCCTCCACGGAGAGTTCTCTGGGGCCACCGGGTGCAGAGAGCCAGGCTCGCGTTTGGAGGGACCCACCAAACGCGAGCCTGGTGAGTGAGCTCTCCAGGGTGCCTCCCGGCCACACTCTAACCCACGCTGGGTGCACAGGTCCCCAGGAGGCTGGGGAACCCCAAGTGCTGTCAGCCAACCCATTGTGCCCAGGAGAGGCTGTGGCTGCCACATGGGAGTGGCCGTGGGCTCTGGAGGTGCTTAGGCCTGAGTCCTCCCGGGGAGCTACGCCCAGCTTCCAGGAAGTAATCGAGCCAGCCGCCATGGCCGTGGACCGTCAGGCTATCTTACCGGATACCTGGAGTCTCACGAAAGCACGTGGACAGCAGAAGGAGAGGGCAAGGCCAGAGCCAGGGGAGCCAGAGAGCAGATGCCATGCCCCAGTTGAGGAGGAGCAGTTAGGTGGAGAGATGGCCACAGGGGGCAGCCTGGTCAGGCCAGCCCAGGGACCCGAGACCCCCAGGAGGCCAGAGGGCACCACCGAAGCCGCTGCAGAGGCCAGGAGGGAACGGCCAGAACTTCCACAGGCTGTGGTCATGGACACACCCAACACCACGGAGAGGATTTCCACCTCTGGCCAG atCCGAGCCATGATCAGAAGGAGCCGGAAGACCGGCCACGCTCACCCCATGTCCCGGGAGCCCTCCCCTCGTCGCCGGCTGGACCCCGCCACCCTGAGCAGGACCCCGTCCCAGGAGCGGCTCATCGCGGAGCTGCAGGGTCGGCTGGGCATCCAGCCGGAGGTGGAGGAGGCCGAGGGGGCCGCGGGGGCCTCTGTCCAGGATTGGCTGACCGAGGGCATCGTCATCACTGTGCAGCCGTGTGGGAGGCGGGCTAGGGGGCAGCTGGTAGAGAAG gTTGTCTTCCCTCCTGGCTCTCCCATTCCCCTGAGAAGAACCTTCTCTGTTctgccttctccttctcctcccagccCTTTGCTCCAGCATCGCAAAGACGCCTCGGCCAGCAGCTCTTCTCCCCGGCCCAGCCCGCCCACCTCCTCCACCCTGGGGCCCTCGGCTCTTCCTCGAGGTCCCCCCGGGGTCCAGAGTGCTGGGGCGGGGCCACGGGAAGACGGTGTACAGGGCCCCACCCCGCCCACTCCTGCGCCCCACTCTGTGAGGTCCATGGGCTGCCAGACCGACGAGGACCCACTCTTCCCCCCGATGCAG ATCCAGGGCCTGGAACAAAGAGCGGACGGAGAGCTGTGCTGGGCGGCCGGCTGGCCTCCGAACGGCAGCCAGAGCAGCCCTGAAGGGCAGGACGAGGGAGGG TTCATGGCCCAGGGGAAGACAGGGAGCAGCTCTCCCCCGGGAGGGCCCCCAAAGCCTGGGAGCCAGCTTGACAGCATGCTGGGGAGCCTGCAGTCTGACCTGAACAAACTGGGGGTCGCCACGGTCGCCAAGGGGGTCTGCGGGGCCTGCAAGAAACCCATCGCGGGGCAG gTCGTGACCGCCATGGGGAAGACGTGGCACCCAGAGCACTTCGTCTGCACCCACTGCCAGGAGGAGATCGGATCCCGGAACTTCTTTGAACGGGATGGACAGCCCTACTGTGAAAAGGACTATCACAACCTCTTCTCTCCACGCTGCTACTACTGCAACGGGCCCATCCTGGAT AAAGTGGTGACAGCCCTTGACCGGACGTGGCACCCCGAGCACTTCTTCTGTGCCCAGTGTGGAGCCTTCTTCGGTCCTGAAG GGTTCCACGAGAAAGACGGCAAGGCCTACTGCCGGAAGGATTACTTTGACATGTTCGCCCCCAAGTGTGGCGGCTGTGCCCGAGCCATCCTGGAGAACTACATCTCGGCCCTTAACACCCTATGGCATCCTGAGTGCTTTGTGTGTCGG GAATGCTTCACACCATTTGTCAACGGCAGCTTCTTCGAGCACGACGGACAGCCCTACTGTGAGGTGCACTACCACGAGCGGCGGGGCTCGCTGTGCTCCGGCTGCCAGAAGCCCATCACGGGCCGCTGCATCACCGCCATGGCCAAGAAGTTCCACCCGGAGCACTTTGTCTGTGCCTTCTGCCTCAAGCAGCTCAACAAGGGCACCTTCAAGGAGCAGAACGACAAGCCTTACTGTCAGAACTGCTTCGTCAAGCTCTTCTGCTAG
- the PXN gene encoding paxillin isoform X6, whose protein sequence is MSSSLGSNLSELDRLLLELNAVQHNPPGYPADEVNSSPPLPGALSPHYGIPENNSPLGGKAGPLTKEKPKRNGGRGLEDVRPSVESLLDELESSVPSPVPAITVNQGEMSSPQRVTSSQQQTRISASSATRELDELMASLSDFKVVFPPGSPIPLRRTFSVLPSPSPPSPLLQHRKDASASSSSPRPSPPTSSTLGPSALPRGPPGVQSAGAGPREDGVQGPTPPTPAPHSVRSMGCQTDEDPLFPPMQGLEQRADGELCWAAGWPPNGSQSSPEGQDEGGVRAALPASFSPSVQERGEPLVLRTSSPRPRCPHLPSPLSPQFMAQGKTGSSSPPGGPPKPGSQLDSMLGSLQSDLNKLGVATVAKGVCGACKKPIAGQVVTAMGKTWHPEHFVCTHCQEEIGSRNFFERDGQPYCEKDYHNLFSPRCYYCNGPILDKVVTALDRTWHPEHFFCAQCGAFFGPEGFHEKDGKAYCRKDYFDMFAPKCGGCARAILENYISALNTLWHPECFVCRECFTPFVNGSFFEHDGQPYCEVHYHERRGSLCSGCQKPITGRCITAMAKKFHPEHFVCAFCLKQLNKGTFKEQNDKPYCQNCFVKLFC, encoded by the exons ATGAGCTCCTCCTTGGGCAGCAACCTTTCCGAACTCGACCGCCTGTTGCTGGAGCTGAATGCCGTGCAGCATAACCCCCCAGGCTACCCTGCAG aTGAGGTCAACTCAAGCCCCCCACTGCCTGGGGCTCTGAGCCCCCACTACGGCATCCCGGAGAATAACAGCCCGTTGGGGGGCAAAGCTGGGCCACTGACCAAAGAGAAGCCCAAGCGGAACGGAGGCCGGGGCCTGGAGGACGTGCGGCCCAGCGTGGAGAGTCTCTTGGATGAGCTGGAGAGCTCCGTGCCCAGCCCCGT CCCCGCCATCACTGTGAACCAGGGCGAGATGAGCAGCCCCCAGCGAGTCACCTCCAGCCAGCAGCAGACACGCATCTCCGCCTCTTCTGCCACCAGGGAGCTGGATGAGCTGATGGCCTCGCTGTCGGATTTTAAG gTTGTCTTCCCTCCTGGCTCTCCCATTCCCCTGAGAAGAACCTTCTCTGTTctgccttctccttctcctcccagccCTTTGCTCCAGCATCGCAAAGACGCCTCGGCCAGCAGCTCTTCTCCCCGGCCCAGCCCGCCCACCTCCTCCACCCTGGGGCCCTCGGCTCTTCCTCGAGGTCCCCCCGGGGTCCAGAGTGCTGGGGCGGGGCCACGGGAAGACGGTGTACAGGGCCCCACCCCGCCCACTCCTGCGCCCCACTCTGTGAGGTCCATGGGCTGCCAGACCGACGAGGACCCACTCTTCCCCCCGATGCAG GGCCTGGAACAAAGAGCGGACGGAGAGCTGTGCTGGGCGGCCGGCTGGCCTCCGAACGGCAGCCAGAGCAGCCCTGAAGGGCAGGACGAGGGAGGGGTCA GGGCTGCACTTCCTGCCTCCTTCAGCCCATCTGTCCAGGAGAGGGGAGAGCCCCTGGTGCTGCGAACCTCATCCCCAAGGCCCAGATGTCCtcacctgccctctcccctctctccacagTTCATGGCCCAGGGGAAGACAGGGAGCAGCTCTCCCCCGGGAGGGCCCCCAAAGCCTGGGAGCCAGCTTGACAGCATGCTGGGGAGCCTGCAGTCTGACCTGAACAAACTGGGGGTCGCCACGGTCGCCAAGGGGGTCTGCGGGGCCTGCAAGAAACCCATCGCGGGGCAG gTCGTGACCGCCATGGGGAAGACGTGGCACCCAGAGCACTTCGTCTGCACCCACTGCCAGGAGGAGATCGGATCCCGGAACTTCTTTGAACGGGATGGACAGCCCTACTGTGAAAAGGACTATCACAACCTCTTCTCTCCACGCTGCTACTACTGCAACGGGCCCATCCTGGAT AAAGTGGTGACAGCCCTTGACCGGACGTGGCACCCCGAGCACTTCTTCTGTGCCCAGTGTGGAGCCTTCTTCGGTCCTGAAG GGTTCCACGAGAAAGACGGCAAGGCCTACTGCCGGAAGGATTACTTTGACATGTTCGCCCCCAAGTGTGGCGGCTGTGCCCGAGCCATCCTGGAGAACTACATCTCGGCCCTTAACACCCTATGGCATCCTGAGTGCTTTGTGTGTCGG GAATGCTTCACACCATTTGTCAACGGCAGCTTCTTCGAGCACGACGGACAGCCCTACTGTGAGGTGCACTACCACGAGCGGCGGGGCTCGCTGTGCTCCGGCTGCCAGAAGCCCATCACGGGCCGCTGCATCACCGCCATGGCCAAGAAGTTCCACCCGGAGCACTTTGTCTGTGCCTTCTGCCTCAAGCAGCTCAACAAGGGCACCTTCAAGGAGCAGAACGACAAGCCTTACTGTCAGAACTGCTTCGTCAAGCTCTTCTGCTAG
- the PXN gene encoding paxillin isoform X4 encodes MSSSLGSNLSELDRLLLELNAVQHNPPGYPADEVNSSPPLPGALSPHYGIPENNSPLGGKAGPLTKEKPKRNGGRGLEDVRPSVESLLDELESSVPSPVPAITVNQGEMSSPQRVTSSQQQTRISASSATRELDELMASLSDFKTSSSAVALSSPRLLSSSAPSPHHILSPPPPGPYVFLPPPRKPSPRGHGHTLEVLCPEDNVTPSWLDLTGLGEMPDTPNSRSPSTESSLGPPGAESQARVWRDPPNASLVSELSRVPPGHTLTHAGCTGPQEAGEPQVLSANPLCPGEAVAATWEWPWALEVLRPESSRGATPSFQEVIEPAAMAVDRQAILPDTWSLTKARGQQKERARPEPGEPESRCHAPVEEEQLGGEMATGGSLVRPAQGPETPRRPEGTTEAAAEARRERPELPQAVVMDTPNTTERISTSGQAGWPLQGAALPASFSPSVQERGEPLVLRTSSPRPRCPHLPSPLSPQFMAQGKTGSSSPPGGPPKPGSQLDSMLGSLQSDLNKLGVATVAKGVCGACKKPIAGQVVTAMGKTWHPEHFVCTHCQEEIGSRNFFERDGQPYCEKDYHNLFSPRCYYCNGPILDKVVTALDRTWHPEHFFCAQCGAFFGPEGFHEKDGKAYCRKDYFDMFAPKCGGCARAILENYISALNTLWHPECFVCRECFTPFVNGSFFEHDGQPYCEVHYHERRGSLCSGCQKPITGRCITAMAKKFHPEHFVCAFCLKQLNKGTFKEQNDKPYCQNCFVKLFC; translated from the exons ATGAGCTCCTCCTTGGGCAGCAACCTTTCCGAACTCGACCGCCTGTTGCTGGAGCTGAATGCCGTGCAGCATAACCCCCCAGGCTACCCTGCAG aTGAGGTCAACTCAAGCCCCCCACTGCCTGGGGCTCTGAGCCCCCACTACGGCATCCCGGAGAATAACAGCCCGTTGGGGGGCAAAGCTGGGCCACTGACCAAAGAGAAGCCCAAGCGGAACGGAGGCCGGGGCCTGGAGGACGTGCGGCCCAGCGTGGAGAGTCTCTTGGATGAGCTGGAGAGCTCCGTGCCCAGCCCCGT CCCCGCCATCACTGTGAACCAGGGCGAGATGAGCAGCCCCCAGCGAGTCACCTCCAGCCAGCAGCAGACACGCATCTCCGCCTCTTCTGCCACCAGGGAGCTGGATGAGCTGATGGCCTCGCTGTCGGATTTTAAG ACCAGTTCCTCTGCTGTGGCCTTGAGCTCCCCAAGGCTGCTGTCCAGCTCAGCTCCATCCCCACACCACatactttctcctcctcctcctgggcccTATGTATTCCTGCCACCCCCTAGGAAACCCTCCCCTCGAGGCCACGGCCACACCCTGGAGGTCCTCTGCCCTGAGGACAATGTGACCCCCAGCTGGCTTGATTTGACTGGCCTTGGGGAGATGCCTGACACCCCCAACTCAAGGTCTCCCTCCACGGAGAGTTCTCTGGGGCCACCGGGTGCAGAGAGCCAGGCTCGCGTTTGGAGGGACCCACCAAACGCGAGCCTGGTGAGTGAGCTCTCCAGGGTGCCTCCCGGCCACACTCTAACCCACGCTGGGTGCACAGGTCCCCAGGAGGCTGGGGAACCCCAAGTGCTGTCAGCCAACCCATTGTGCCCAGGAGAGGCTGTGGCTGCCACATGGGAGTGGCCGTGGGCTCTGGAGGTGCTTAGGCCTGAGTCCTCCCGGGGAGCTACGCCCAGCTTCCAGGAAGTAATCGAGCCAGCCGCCATGGCCGTGGACCGTCAGGCTATCTTACCGGATACCTGGAGTCTCACGAAAGCACGTGGACAGCAGAAGGAGAGGGCAAGGCCAGAGCCAGGGGAGCCAGAGAGCAGATGCCATGCCCCAGTTGAGGAGGAGCAGTTAGGTGGAGAGATGGCCACAGGGGGCAGCCTGGTCAGGCCAGCCCAGGGACCCGAGACCCCCAGGAGGCCAGAGGGCACCACCGAAGCCGCTGCAGAGGCCAGGAGGGAACGGCCAGAACTTCCACAGGCTGTGGTCATGGACACACCCAACACCACGGAGAGGATTTCCACCTCTGGCCAGGCAGGC TGGCCT CTGCAGG GGGCTGCACTTCCTGCCTCCTTCAGCCCATCTGTCCAGGAGAGGGGAGAGCCCCTGGTGCTGCGAACCTCATCCCCAAGGCCCAGATGTCCtcacctgccctctcccctctctccacagTTCATGGCCCAGGGGAAGACAGGGAGCAGCTCTCCCCCGGGAGGGCCCCCAAAGCCTGGGAGCCAGCTTGACAGCATGCTGGGGAGCCTGCAGTCTGACCTGAACAAACTGGGGGTCGCCACGGTCGCCAAGGGGGTCTGCGGGGCCTGCAAGAAACCCATCGCGGGGCAG gTCGTGACCGCCATGGGGAAGACGTGGCACCCAGAGCACTTCGTCTGCACCCACTGCCAGGAGGAGATCGGATCCCGGAACTTCTTTGAACGGGATGGACAGCCCTACTGTGAAAAGGACTATCACAACCTCTTCTCTCCACGCTGCTACTACTGCAACGGGCCCATCCTGGAT AAAGTGGTGACAGCCCTTGACCGGACGTGGCACCCCGAGCACTTCTTCTGTGCCCAGTGTGGAGCCTTCTTCGGTCCTGAAG GGTTCCACGAGAAAGACGGCAAGGCCTACTGCCGGAAGGATTACTTTGACATGTTCGCCCCCAAGTGTGGCGGCTGTGCCCGAGCCATCCTGGAGAACTACATCTCGGCCCTTAACACCCTATGGCATCCTGAGTGCTTTGTGTGTCGG GAATGCTTCACACCATTTGTCAACGGCAGCTTCTTCGAGCACGACGGACAGCCCTACTGTGAGGTGCACTACCACGAGCGGCGGGGCTCGCTGTGCTCCGGCTGCCAGAAGCCCATCACGGGCCGCTGCATCACCGCCATGGCCAAGAAGTTCCACCCGGAGCACTTTGTCTGTGCCTTCTGCCTCAAGCAGCTCAACAAGGGCACCTTCAAGGAGCAGAACGACAAGCCTTACTGTCAGAACTGCTTCGTCAAGCTCTTCTGCTAG
- the PXN gene encoding paxillin isoform X2, producing MSSSLGSNLSELDRLLLELNAVQHNPPGYPADEVNSSPPLPGALSPHYGIPENNSPLGGKAGPLTKEKPKRNGGRGLEDVRPSVESLLDELESSVPSPVPAITVNQGEMSSPQRVTSSQQQTRISASSATRELDELMASLSDFKTSSSAVALSSPRLLSSSAPSPHHILSPPPPGPYVFLPPPRKPSPRGHGHTLEVLCPEDNVTPSWLDLTGLGEMPDTPNSRSPSTESSLGPPGAESQARVWRDPPNASLVSELSRVPPGHTLTHAGCTGPQEAGEPQVLSANPLCPGEAVAATWEWPWALEVLRPESSRGATPSFQEVIEPAAMAVDRQAILPDTWSLTKARGQQKERARPEPGEPESRCHAPVEEEQLGGEMATGGSLVRPAQGPETPRRPEGTTEAAAEARRERPELPQAVVMDTPNTTERISTSGQVVFPPGSPIPLRRTFSVLPSPSPPSPLLQHRKDASASSSSPRPSPPTSSTLGPSALPRGPPGVQSAGAGPREDGVQGPTPPTPAPHSVRSMGCQTDEDPLFPPMQIQGLEQRADGELCWAAGWPPNGSQSSPEGQDEGGFMAQGKTGSSSPPGGPPKPGSQLDSMLGSLQSDLNKLGVATVAKGVCGACKKPIAGQVVTAMGKTWHPEHFVCTHCQEEIGSRNFFERDGQPYCEKDYHNLFSPRCYYCNGPILDKVVTALDRTWHPEHFFCAQCGAFFGPEGFHEKDGKAYCRKDYFDMFAPKCGGCARAILENYISALNTLWHPECFVCRECFTPFVNGSFFEHDGQPYCEVHYHERRGSLCSGCQKPITGRCITAMAKKFHPEHFVCAFCLKQLNKGTFKEQNDKPYCQNCFVKLFC from the exons ATGAGCTCCTCCTTGGGCAGCAACCTTTCCGAACTCGACCGCCTGTTGCTGGAGCTGAATGCCGTGCAGCATAACCCCCCAGGCTACCCTGCAG aTGAGGTCAACTCAAGCCCCCCACTGCCTGGGGCTCTGAGCCCCCACTACGGCATCCCGGAGAATAACAGCCCGTTGGGGGGCAAAGCTGGGCCACTGACCAAAGAGAAGCCCAAGCGGAACGGAGGCCGGGGCCTGGAGGACGTGCGGCCCAGCGTGGAGAGTCTCTTGGATGAGCTGGAGAGCTCCGTGCCCAGCCCCGT CCCCGCCATCACTGTGAACCAGGGCGAGATGAGCAGCCCCCAGCGAGTCACCTCCAGCCAGCAGCAGACACGCATCTCCGCCTCTTCTGCCACCAGGGAGCTGGATGAGCTGATGGCCTCGCTGTCGGATTTTAAG ACCAGTTCCTCTGCTGTGGCCTTGAGCTCCCCAAGGCTGCTGTCCAGCTCAGCTCCATCCCCACACCACatactttctcctcctcctcctgggcccTATGTATTCCTGCCACCCCCTAGGAAACCCTCCCCTCGAGGCCACGGCCACACCCTGGAGGTCCTCTGCCCTGAGGACAATGTGACCCCCAGCTGGCTTGATTTGACTGGCCTTGGGGAGATGCCTGACACCCCCAACTCAAGGTCTCCCTCCACGGAGAGTTCTCTGGGGCCACCGGGTGCAGAGAGCCAGGCTCGCGTTTGGAGGGACCCACCAAACGCGAGCCTGGTGAGTGAGCTCTCCAGGGTGCCTCCCGGCCACACTCTAACCCACGCTGGGTGCACAGGTCCCCAGGAGGCTGGGGAACCCCAAGTGCTGTCAGCCAACCCATTGTGCCCAGGAGAGGCTGTGGCTGCCACATGGGAGTGGCCGTGGGCTCTGGAGGTGCTTAGGCCTGAGTCCTCCCGGGGAGCTACGCCCAGCTTCCAGGAAGTAATCGAGCCAGCCGCCATGGCCGTGGACCGTCAGGCTATCTTACCGGATACCTGGAGTCTCACGAAAGCACGTGGACAGCAGAAGGAGAGGGCAAGGCCAGAGCCAGGGGAGCCAGAGAGCAGATGCCATGCCCCAGTTGAGGAGGAGCAGTTAGGTGGAGAGATGGCCACAGGGGGCAGCCTGGTCAGGCCAGCCCAGGGACCCGAGACCCCCAGGAGGCCAGAGGGCACCACCGAAGCCGCTGCAGAGGCCAGGAGGGAACGGCCAGAACTTCCACAGGCTGTGGTCATGGACACACCCAACACCACGGAGAGGATTTCCACCTCTGGCCAG gTTGTCTTCCCTCCTGGCTCTCCCATTCCCCTGAGAAGAACCTTCTCTGTTctgccttctccttctcctcccagccCTTTGCTCCAGCATCGCAAAGACGCCTCGGCCAGCAGCTCTTCTCCCCGGCCCAGCCCGCCCACCTCCTCCACCCTGGGGCCCTCGGCTCTTCCTCGAGGTCCCCCCGGGGTCCAGAGTGCTGGGGCGGGGCCACGGGAAGACGGTGTACAGGGCCCCACCCCGCCCACTCCTGCGCCCCACTCTGTGAGGTCCATGGGCTGCCAGACCGACGAGGACCCACTCTTCCCCCCGATGCAG ATCCAGGGCCTGGAACAAAGAGCGGACGGAGAGCTGTGCTGGGCGGCCGGCTGGCCTCCGAACGGCAGCCAGAGCAGCCCTGAAGGGCAGGACGAGGGAGGG TTCATGGCCCAGGGGAAGACAGGGAGCAGCTCTCCCCCGGGAGGGCCCCCAAAGCCTGGGAGCCAGCTTGACAGCATGCTGGGGAGCCTGCAGTCTGACCTGAACAAACTGGGGGTCGCCACGGTCGCCAAGGGGGTCTGCGGGGCCTGCAAGAAACCCATCGCGGGGCAG gTCGTGACCGCCATGGGGAAGACGTGGCACCCAGAGCACTTCGTCTGCACCCACTGCCAGGAGGAGATCGGATCCCGGAACTTCTTTGAACGGGATGGACAGCCCTACTGTGAAAAGGACTATCACAACCTCTTCTCTCCACGCTGCTACTACTGCAACGGGCCCATCCTGGAT AAAGTGGTGACAGCCCTTGACCGGACGTGGCACCCCGAGCACTTCTTCTGTGCCCAGTGTGGAGCCTTCTTCGGTCCTGAAG GGTTCCACGAGAAAGACGGCAAGGCCTACTGCCGGAAGGATTACTTTGACATGTTCGCCCCCAAGTGTGGCGGCTGTGCCCGAGCCATCCTGGAGAACTACATCTCGGCCCTTAACACCCTATGGCATCCTGAGTGCTTTGTGTGTCGG GAATGCTTCACACCATTTGTCAACGGCAGCTTCTTCGAGCACGACGGACAGCCCTACTGTGAGGTGCACTACCACGAGCGGCGGGGCTCGCTGTGCTCCGGCTGCCAGAAGCCCATCACGGGCCGCTGCATCACCGCCATGGCCAAGAAGTTCCACCCGGAGCACTTTGTCTGTGCCTTCTGCCTCAAGCAGCTCAACAAGGGCACCTTCAAGGAGCAGAACGACAAGCCTTACTGTCAGAACTGCTTCGTCAAGCTCTTCTGCTAG